From Quercus lobata isolate SW786 chromosome 11, ValleyOak3.0 Primary Assembly, whole genome shotgun sequence:
GGCTGACAAAGGGGCGGGTGTTTGGATGGGTTGCCCTCCTTTCTTAGCACATTTGTTTGAACCATTGTACATTGttatttacataataaaaatctatcattttcaataaataaaaagaaaggttGAATATAGTATATAGTTGTAAGCTTTCACCTCCatgcttattaaaaaaatatatatgctaCTCTTTTGAACAATGCATCAATTCTGATATTACtaaaagtaatattttaattgctttGTTGAGTTAATATCATTTTGTAGGAGTTGTGTTTCAAATGATCATTCTTTAATAGTTTTGTGAGCATCCTTTCTCATTATATGTTATTGAACTCCAATTCTTCAGCCTtttattccccccccccccccccccccccccccccttgaaGTCAATTGACGGGTTGACttgattctttgtttttctatcAATTCATTCATTTCATCATTTCTCTGAACTGGCATGTACAATCTAAAGCTAGAGAGCTTTTAGGTGAAACATAGTCAAGCTTCCTCTTATCCattctaattaaatattttattattttaatataatgttGACAATGACAAGGATATGCATTATGCCCGTTATTATATGATTTAGCTCATTAGCGTTgtttaaaacattaaaactacaatcttgaaaaatatatattaaaattgaaacTCATATTTTCTCTCAATGTTTGTAGCTAttcttactttatttattatgattttgtcttttttgttttgtgatataAGGCAATAGGTTATTGATTCagagaaaatgaaatgaaaaaaaaaaaaaaaaaaaaacttctaaaaatgtttccttttattttttatttttctaactctctaaaatttattgaaatagaTGATTAAATGGTATAAATATTTTCCAGGCAGTTTCACACTTCACAAGAATGAAATCATGTAATGTCTAATTTCTAATATATCAATAGTATTATACATCTAAAAATTGAATTCAATTTGAGTTGGAAACCTTATAAATTCAATGTAGTATATATGTAAAGGTAAACTTTAATGTGCAGTGTTCTTTAAGGAAGCCCTAGAGTAATCATCTGGATGCAAGGAGAGTAACAGTAGCAACACTGAGTAAGCATAAGTGTTATGATAAGGATTCAACCACGGCGGAGGTAATTAATGGCAGCCATGGAAGCTATAAGGTTGGCTAGAGATATGTGATGATTTCAAGTGATACTTGAGGGGATGACAAGCTTCAATGGCACATTTAAAGAGAGAGCTGAGAAGTTTAGGCAGTTAAAGTTTTTGTTCATGGAGCTACAAGCACAGCATCACATTCTTTACCTATATTTTTAGTTCATTTGGTTGATAGGAATTTTTGGATTGGTCACAGTCCACAATTCTTACAACCCCAATTGCCACTGCTATATTGAACTCTATTtaacataaatcaaaatttttctcttcaaaaaaagaatcaatgtttttcaagttctttatttaatttccattcacattttttttaattggtaaattATACATCACCTTGCTTTTATAGGAAGAGgaagtgtcatttgagctaAAGCCTAAAGCTCATTGGCTCATTATATGATTTTTCCCctttgtaaatattatattatctttaatttttttccctttgtaaatattatataatctttaatttaaatacaataaaatagaaagaggTGACTAGAGAAGTGACTCAAATTGCAAGGATTGGCCAAATGATAGTTgacaagagaaaaacaaagagacaagGAAAATGGGAATACGACATTCATCTAGATCATTTGGTCCAACGTCTAATTCTTGGTGCGAGAATTGCGATAGAATAGGAAAAATGAGCGAATGCATTTTTTTCAACATATAATTGATTATTTCTAGACTTATGGTTTTGtgggaaatatttttttgttgattgtATTCTTGAAGCAAAAGACTTCTCTCATACCAACTAACATTAGATGATGTTGTGTTCAAAGGCTAAAAGTTTTCCGTAATTTATGCCAAGACTATGAACATACATATTGTTTGGGATGAGAATAAGTGATGTCGTGTTCATAGGCTAAAAGTTGCCTATAATTTATTCGTTAAACAAACATATGTTGTTTGGGATTAGAATCTTTACACAAGTTAAATGCAAGACATATTGTCTAACAATTAAGAGAGCCCAATAGTTTGCATTGTAtaaattgattagttttttgcatagtaaagatttttttaaaaggaataaatataaataaatttatcaagaagaaatatttttgcaaaatttgattctcttgcatttgtttaataattatcaaaatataaattgttacACTTGATGGAAGTCAAAAGTAGATAAGGCATTGCATGTTGCTTGtagtatagaaaataatatttggaAATTCTTTGGAATTAGTGAATTTGAATTTAGTGTGTTTAATGGACTTTGTTAGTAATTTGAGGACACTGAGAGTGGTAGAGTggcttaataaaatatttaattggtCTAGGATCACTATTTTACTCTTAAACTCAACctctttttaaataatgtggGATTCAAATCCTATAAATGTATAATAGCTCACTGTTgtgatttatataatttttttagtatttatcCACCTTTATTTTCAgtcatatcattttttattgtgataattGGTAATGATCTCTAGGTTGTATGGAgtctcttattttttaattttatttttttatgtggataatttaaaaaagagaaagtaatacaattttttatcaGGTTTCTTTCTAGAAATTgatatgttgtaattatttgaAATGGTTTTTTATTGGAACATGCTTGAACCATATCATAGTGGTGTTTAGATGAATGTTGTTTATTTGACTAATctatttatacatattttcaatgattatttagaattagaattatctaatttgattggttttaaatgattgtaccaataaaagtgaatgtatATAACCTTCGTTCAATtattccgtgcatcgcacgggttagcgactagttttttataatttgaagtTAGAGGAGATGAATTTAGACCGTGGACATCTCAATCTTAATTATGTTACAAGACTTTTGTAGTGAATGaatggattttattttacacaagGGGAAGGAAAAGTGGTTCTAACACAAatgcacaccacaactccactcaaaagtcatggtaacaTTTAAGGGAGAGTggggcaagttatactacacacaacacactctcttaagcaatgtgggacaattaccccccccccccctcctttttttttgagaaacaaacacaaacacaagggagagggaaaggggtgAATGGAATTTAAATCATAGTTTTCTTCTTAATAAAGGTTAGTTACAACTTACCAGACTCTTGgcatcataaaataaataaataaataaagaaagaaaaagaaaaaagaaacctatAAATTTTGTTTGGCCAGGACTAGATAATTCTTTAAAGCAAAGGATAGTGTGTTGTTAAGTAACTATTGATTTTTAGAGACTGGTTTGCGTCACACTACAATTTTCAGAAGAATTTTGTAGTTACATAATTTGCCGTATATCTGGGCAATAATGTCATAGGCACATTTAGTAACAGTTGGATAGACTAACTCAATCTCTGCCCTTTTTGATTTATAGGAGTACTAAATCTAATTTCACACACACTGACACTCACATGCCTTGACAGTTGAGCAAAGCAACCCAATTTTCTCATAGTAGggaataagaaaataaaaatgtgcaCGTTAGTTAGTTACAAAACATAGATTGAAACATAATATATGTtgggtaggaaaaaaaaagattgaaatacACTTTCCATTCATAAAATTCAATTCATGTTTGAGTTTAATTgcttacatattaaaaaatatcacactttttgtttctaaaaaagtTTGATAGATATATTTCTCCAATTCTATCTGTCATTAGATTATTCCTTAAGCTATCTTATAAGTATTCTTCAACTATAAATAAACAAAGGGACAAAATTGATTCATTTTGAACTTTCCAAAGAAGGAAATTGTAACCTTTTAAAcgtgtggggaaaaaaaaatcaaacttcaacaaaattttatttaaaaaaaaaaaaaaaaaactaccttCATAGTTTTATAGGGTCTATATACCTATAGCGTCGATATAGAAACACCAGtatagtttatttatatatttagtgaTTACTAATTACTgattacatattaaaaaaaaatgttcacaatccaaaaaatttataacttaaccgatatttttttatgtttttatcgGGAACGTTTGTTATTCAATTCACGTTTCCAAACAAGTGaattatcaaggaaaaaaaatgtgcatATTGAATTAGAGAGAAGAGTAACATGGAAGAATTCTTGGATCTAGAGCAACTATCATGAGCCACTGACGTCAAGTACATGTTCCATTAGAGAAGAGAGGCCGTTTTCTATGTGGAAAACGGTGGGCAAATTAGCTATATTTTGTATCATATCATGGGGGGGGACCCTAAGTACCAAGTTGGGTCTGTGATTTTGATAGCATCCCAATCCTAAATTCTATCATGCAAGGACAACGTACATGTTGATAAAACCCTCACATGCATGCAATCAAGTATCTGTATCTACCATATCTCTCTCCTATAAATGCCACAATAACAATTAGTCTTTCAACAAAAATCTAAGTTGAGTATCATattcaaggaaaagaaaaaagttttgcaATCTTGAATTTGTCTTTGTTATAGTGTGAGAGAAAATGGGTATTCATCTACCACAGATAGTTCTTAATGCCAAGCAAATTATTCATAGGAGGTCTTTTAATGTTCCGAAAGGCCATTTCGCGATATATGtaggagaggaagagaagaatAAGAAACGTTTTGTGGTTCCAATCTCTTATTTGAAGCATCCTTTGTTCCAAGAGATGTTGAGTAAGGCAGCAGAAGAGTTTGGTTTCGATCATCAAATGGGAGGTCTTACAATTCCATGTGCTGAAGAGGATTTTATTAATCTCACTTCTCGTTTAAATAGCTCGAGGAGCTAATGTGATTTAATTTCTTCAAttgtactaattttttcattttcttttaaagatttGTTAGATATATAGGTATGTAATTATCTGTCTTCACAATTATTGGTGGATACAAGCATGAGAACATTACATGCATATAATAATCATCACACCCTTATCAcctaaaatatgatttttcccATTTCCCATATGCATACCCTCTGTACTACTGCTCAGCACaacatgattttgtttttcttatcttttgttTTCAAAGTGATTAGACACCTTTTGTTGAAGTCTTGGCGCGCAGTCGTTGTTTTGGGCTTGTACCACATTTAATTTCTTCGAAAGCAACCGTTTAGTGAGCCATTGCAAATGGTCCTGCTATGTCTGCTCGGGCCAAAAGTCATGCTTCTCTGCCTGCATGGAAATCTTAGATCACACTAGTACAATAGTCACCGTCTGACTCCAAAATCATACACTAACCGTCTTTATAACTAAGTTACAAAACTCCATCTTTCTTAAAAAGGGATATTGTgcttaaattcaataataatgagaaaaatgatGATGTGTCACCTCACTTTCGTACAAATATGAGGTCGTGACAACATATGTCGGCATGGTGATGTGGCAATTCAATTGAGGTGATTTCAATCAATTAAATCAACCCTCTCTCTATATGGAAGTGCATTCACATCCACTTATTTTTGCCAAGATATATGATACCAATCCCAATAGAGGGAAATCAAGTGGGATAACCTTTTCTAACATCTAGGAAAAATTTGCTTCCGTAAATAGTATAAATagcaaggttgtcaaaatcgggatcctacgtaggatcgtgGGAGGTAGGTAGGATCGTGAATCGTAGGATCGGATTGTGGATCGTGAGATCCaacattatttgagaaaaaaaacaaaaaatatacattggtatgttaaataatcgtataaattatacattcattgaCATAATTATCATACATCACTACATTCATTTGTAAGCATTATTTAAAGATGCCAAAAATCTTAAAATGTGATACTCtattagaatattttttatttgagtctaACTGGCACTCTTTCTACATTAGAGTTGAAAAACCTTGGTCtattgggattttatttttgatttgggtCCAACTGAGCCTTTTGTCCAGTTAAAAAAGATTACAAGAAATCAAGGTCGTTTGAGATCATCAGAATCGTACGATCCTACCGATCCTGAACGATCACAAAGATCCTTGAAAGATTTAGATCGTTTTGGATAGGTGGAATTGTAAAATCGTAGGATCGTAGGATCCAGATcgggattttgacaaccatgatAAATAGAGGGAAATAGAGGGGGGCTATCATTAAAGAGGTGGGCTATCATTAAAGAGGTATGAGcaattaaccctaaaagcttatgTATTGACTTAAGTATCACAGGGTCCCTTATTGGCCAATCTTTGATGGATCTCTAATGTTTTTATCCCCATTGGCATTTTTTATTGGCAAAATTGGACCATTGATTGATTAAAACCGCATCATCAAGTAAAGCTTATCTAACAccatattatttcaattaatataatattatacattAGGTTTGAACTTTACATCAATAAAGCTAAGTGTTTTACAAAAACTGCAATGAATACAATTCTCTCAAGTGTTATCACTTGATTCTCAATTTCTCATTTTGGTGAGAACTTGGTTTCGAATCCTTCCATCCTCATTTgctgtaagaaaaaaaaaaaaaaaaaaaaaaaaaaatcctaaagtgTTTTGAATTGATTGTAAATTGTTAAAGCTAAGTACACGATTGAAACACAAATTGCCTATTGGACAAGCAAGGGCTTTTGTTCCAAAGGGGGCACATATGGCATCAACTTTCCATGGAATTAACTTCCCCCACACAACATTCTATGTTCATCAACCC
This genomic window contains:
- the LOC115968688 gene encoding auxin-responsive protein SAUR15-like; the protein is MGIHLPQIVLNAKQIIHRRSFNVPKGHFAIYVGEEEKNKKRFVVPISYLKHPLFQEMLSKAAEEFGFDHQMGGLTIPCAEEDFINLTSRLNSSRS